One stretch of Mangifera indica cultivar Alphonso chromosome 9, CATAS_Mindica_2.1, whole genome shotgun sequence DNA includes these proteins:
- the LOC123225843 gene encoding 40S ribosomal protein S7 — protein MFTTKKKIQKDKDAEPTEFEETVAQALFDLENTNQELKSDLKDLFINQAIQMDVSGNRKAIVVYVPYRLRKAYRKIHLRLVRELEKKFSGKDVVMIATRRISRPPKKGSAVQRPRSRTLTAVHDAILEDVVYPAEIVGKRVRYRLDGSKIIKIFLDPKERNNTEYKLETFSGVYRKLTGKDVVFEYPITEA, from the exons ATGTTCACCACCAAAAAGAAAATCCAGAAAGACAAGGATGCTGAGCCCACTGAATTTGAAGAGACAGTTGCACAG GCTTTGTTTGATTTGGAGAATACCAACCAGGAGTTGAAAAGTGACTTGAAAGATCTTTTCATTAACCAAGCAAT TCAAATGGATGTTTCTGGAAACCGCAAAGCCATTGTTGTTTATGTTCCTTATAGATTGAGGAAGGCTTACCGTAAGATTCATCTCCGTCTTGTTAGAGAGCTGGAGAAAAAATTCAGTGGAAAG GATGTTGTTATGATTGCTACCCGAAGGATATCAAGGCCACCAAAGAAAGGCTCTGCTGTTCAGCGACCTCGCTCCCGCACACTCACAGCTGTCCATGATGCCATCCTCGAGGATGTAGTTTATCCAGCAGAGATTGTTGGGAAACGTGTCAGATACCGTCTTGATGGCTCCAAAATCATCAAG ATTTTCTTGGATCCCAAGGAGAGGAACAACACTGAGTACAAGTTGGAGACATTCTCTGGAGTTTACAGGAAGCTTACTGGCAAAGATGTTGTTTTTGAATATCCTATTACAGAGGCCTGA
- the LOC123225802 gene encoding transcription factor BEE 3-like isoform X2, with translation MADFGPNLQSFRPCQTFSEMDTNMEMLNQFAVLENFNIPNFSVETPLAHQQFEFPENCNYNNLSSNFHSAEGLIALPVVHNITANEDAFHEHKQRDAPEQSTSNSKNISTSASTAGFEGDTNRKRKNRLAKGKKVRSNEKQDEKGEGVIHVRARRGQATDSHSIAERVRREKITKKMKCLQDLVPGCHKAMGMAGMLEEIINYVHSLQNQVEFLSMELAAACSSYDFNLEAGSSKKAQETNSHASLEMEKWAREAYGDHTYFHSTWSL, from the exons ATGGCTGATTTTGGACCAAATCTGCAGAGTTTTAGGCCTTGTCAAACTTTCTCAGAGATGGATACGAACATGGAAATGTTAAACCAGTTTGCAGTGTTGGAGAATTTCAACATTCCAAACTTCTCAGTAGAAACTCCTTTGGCCCACCAACAATTCGAGTTTCCGGAAAACTGTAATTATAACAATCTTTCTAGTAATTTTCACTCTGCAGAAGGCCTCATTGCACTGCCAGTTGTTCATAACATAACAGCAAATGAAGATGCTTTCCATGAACACAAGCAAAGAGATGCGCCAGAGCAATCAACGAGTAACTCCAAGAACATTTCTACTTCGGCTTCAACAGCTGGTTTTGAAGGAGATACAAAcaggaaaaggaaaaat AGATTAGCAAAAGGGAAGAAAGTCAGGAGCAATGAAAAGCAGGATGAGAAAGGAGAGGGAGTTATTCATGTTAGAGCTAGAAGAGGTCAAGCCACTGATAGTCATAGCATAGCAGAAAGG GTGAGAAGAGAGAAGATCACTAAGAAAATGAAATGCTTGCAAGACCTTGTTCCTGGATGTCACAAG GCAATGGGAATGGCAGGGATGCTGGAAGAAATAATCAATTATGTCCATTCATTGCAGAATCAAGTTGAG TTTCTCTCCATGGAGCTTGCAGCTGCTTGTTCTTCTTATGACTTTAACTTAGAAGCTGGATCTAGCAAAAAGGCTCAG GAAACCAATTCACACGCGTCACTGGAGATGGAGAAATGGGCAAGAGAAGCCTATGGAGACCACACTTACTTCCACTCAACATGGTCCCTTTGA
- the LOC123225802 gene encoding transcription factor BEE 3-like isoform X1, whose protein sequence is MADFGPNLQSFRPCQTFSEMDTNMEMLNQFAVLENFNIPNFSVETPLAHQQFEFPENCNYNNLSSNFHSAEGLIALPVVHNITANEDAFHEHKQRDAPEQSTSNSKNISTSASTAGFEGDTNRKRKNRLAKGKKVRSNEKQDEKGEGVIHVRARRGQATDSHSIAERVHQKHVRREKITKKMKCLQDLVPGCHKAMGMAGMLEEIINYVHSLQNQVEFLSMELAAACSSYDFNLEAGSSKKAQETNSHASLEMEKWAREAYGDHTYFHSTWSL, encoded by the exons ATGGCTGATTTTGGACCAAATCTGCAGAGTTTTAGGCCTTGTCAAACTTTCTCAGAGATGGATACGAACATGGAAATGTTAAACCAGTTTGCAGTGTTGGAGAATTTCAACATTCCAAACTTCTCAGTAGAAACTCCTTTGGCCCACCAACAATTCGAGTTTCCGGAAAACTGTAATTATAACAATCTTTCTAGTAATTTTCACTCTGCAGAAGGCCTCATTGCACTGCCAGTTGTTCATAACATAACAGCAAATGAAGATGCTTTCCATGAACACAAGCAAAGAGATGCGCCAGAGCAATCAACGAGTAACTCCAAGAACATTTCTACTTCGGCTTCAACAGCTGGTTTTGAAGGAGATACAAAcaggaaaaggaaaaat AGATTAGCAAAAGGGAAGAAAGTCAGGAGCAATGAAAAGCAGGATGAGAAAGGAGAGGGAGTTATTCATGTTAGAGCTAGAAGAGGTCAAGCCACTGATAGTCATAGCATAGCAGAAAGGGTACACCAAAAACAT GTGAGAAGAGAGAAGATCACTAAGAAAATGAAATGCTTGCAAGACCTTGTTCCTGGATGTCACAAG GCAATGGGAATGGCAGGGATGCTGGAAGAAATAATCAATTATGTCCATTCATTGCAGAATCAAGTTGAG TTTCTCTCCATGGAGCTTGCAGCTGCTTGTTCTTCTTATGACTTTAACTTAGAAGCTGGATCTAGCAAAAAGGCTCAG GAAACCAATTCACACGCGTCACTGGAGATGGAGAAATGGGCAAGAGAAGCCTATGGAGACCACACTTACTTCCACTCAACATGGTCCCTTTGA